The Streptomyces kanamyceticus genome window below encodes:
- a CDS encoding sensor histidine kinase produces MDVNAAVAAAAAIAGVCTGVIAMLAFRWSERDQKRPTRTSLHTDPVLPPGVDTVLSVLRSSAVVLDEADSVVKASSAAYALGLVRGGKLAVDPMLQMARDTRRDGEIRQVELDLPRRGTGRGEALAVSARVAPLGSRLVLLLVEDLTEARRIEAVRRDFVANVSHELKTPVGALSLLSEAVMDASDDPEAVERFAGRMQIEATRLTSLVQELIDLSRVQNDDPLEDAEPVRVDELVAEAIDRSRHQASHKQITMAAGGTADLQIWGNRGQLAAALGNLVENAVNYSPARTRVGIAARRVTAPGGDLIEVAVTDQGIGISDKDKERIFERFYRVDPARSRATGGTGLGLAIVKHVAASHGGEVTVWSSEGQGSTFTLRLPEAAAHRDRGPGQGGGALDDESVLSDETTTYEPIPAPEVLP; encoded by the coding sequence ATGGACGTGAACGCGGCGGTCGCCGCAGCGGCAGCGATCGCCGGGGTGTGCACCGGCGTGATCGCCATGCTGGCGTTTCGCTGGAGCGAACGCGACCAGAAACGCCCCACCCGAACCTCATTGCACACGGACCCGGTCCTGCCCCCCGGCGTCGACACGGTCCTCTCCGTGCTGCGCTCCTCCGCCGTCGTCCTCGACGAGGCGGACAGCGTGGTCAAGGCGAGCTCCGCGGCGTACGCGCTCGGCCTGGTCCGCGGCGGCAAGCTCGCCGTGGACCCGATGCTGCAGATGGCCCGCGACACCCGCCGCGACGGGGAGATACGCCAGGTCGAGCTCGATCTGCCCCGGCGCGGCACCGGACGCGGCGAGGCCCTCGCGGTCTCCGCCCGCGTGGCGCCGCTCGGCTCCCGGCTCGTGCTCCTGCTCGTCGAGGACCTCACGGAGGCCCGCCGCATCGAGGCGGTGCGCCGTGACTTCGTCGCGAACGTGAGCCACGAGCTGAAGACCCCGGTAGGCGCCCTGTCGCTCCTCTCCGAAGCGGTCATGGACGCCTCGGACGACCCCGAGGCCGTCGAGCGCTTCGCGGGCCGCATGCAGATCGAGGCGACCCGCCTGACCAGCCTCGTACAGGAGCTGATCGACCTCTCCCGGGTCCAGAACGACGACCCCCTGGAGGACGCCGAACCGGTACGGGTCGACGAACTGGTGGCGGAGGCGATCGACCGCAGCAGGCACCAGGCGTCCCACAAACAGATCACCATGGCGGCGGGAGGCACCGCTGACCTGCAGATCTGGGGCAACCGCGGCCAGCTCGCCGCGGCACTCGGCAACCTCGTCGAGAACGCCGTGAACTACAGCCCCGCCCGCACCCGCGTGGGCATAGCCGCCCGCCGGGTCACCGCACCCGGCGGCGATCTCATCGAGGTGGCGGTCACCGACCAGGGCATCGGCATCTCCGACAAGGACAAGGAGCGCATCTTCGAGCGCTTCTACCGCGTCGACCCGGCCCGCTCGCGGGCCACCGGCGGCACCGGCCTCGGCCTCGCCATCGTCAAGCACGTAGCCGCCTCGCACGGCGGGGAAGTCACCGTGTGGAGCTCCGAGGGTCAGGGCTCCACCTTCACCCTGCGGCTGCCAGAGGCA
- the phoU gene encoding phosphate signaling complex protein PhoU, which yields MRDAYHEELDSIGEGLVEMARLVGSAIGRATTAMLDADLKMAESVIAADQKVDDLQHDLEARAIALLARQQPVATDLRIVVTSLRMSADLERSGDLAQHVAKLARLRFPDSAVPQDLHATILEMGQLAQRLMAKAAEVIITKDVDLALQLEQDDDEMDQLHRTLFQHLIDDRWKHGIETAVDVTLLGRYYERFADHAVSVAKRVVYLVTGEHADEIQPTGTPVEGA from the coding sequence ATGCGGGACGCGTACCACGAGGAACTTGACTCGATCGGCGAGGGCCTGGTCGAGATGGCCCGCCTGGTCGGGTCCGCGATCGGGCGCGCCACGACGGCCATGCTCGACGCCGATCTGAAGATGGCCGAGAGCGTGATCGCGGCCGACCAGAAGGTCGACGACCTGCAGCACGACCTGGAGGCCCGTGCGATAGCCCTGCTCGCGCGGCAGCAGCCGGTCGCCACGGATCTGCGCATCGTGGTCACCTCGCTGCGGATGAGCGCCGACCTGGAGCGCTCCGGCGACCTCGCCCAGCACGTCGCCAAGCTGGCCCGGCTGCGCTTCCCCGACTCCGCGGTGCCCCAGGACCTGCACGCCACCATCCTGGAGATGGGCCAGCTCGCCCAGCGCCTGATGGCGAAGGCCGCGGAGGTCATCATCACCAAGGACGTCGACCTCGCGCTCCAGCTGGAGCAGGACGACGACGAGATGGACCAGCTGCACCGCACGCTCTTCCAGCACCTGATCGACGACCGCTGGAAGCACGGCATCGAGACGGCCGTCGACGTCACCCTGCTCGGCCGCTACTACGAGCGCTTCGCGGACCACGCGGTGTCGGTCGCCAAGCGGGTCGTGTACCTGGTCACGGGTGAGCACGCGGACGAGATCCAGCCGACGGGGACGCCGGTGGAGGGGGCGTAG